CCTTGCATGACCCGCAATAAACCTGCCACGAAAATCCCTGATGCAGTGCTCATGGCGGATGTCCAACACTTTCCCGATGACTATCAATGGGAAAGAGCAAAACGTTTAGGTGTCTCACAATCGGCTATTCATTATGCCTTGAAACGGCTTCGGATCACCCATAAAAAAAACGTTAAAACACCCTCGCGCTGATCTTCAGGCTCGTCAGGTATTTATCGAGCGCATCAGCGACTATGAGCGGGCTGGCAGGCCGATTGTGTATTTGGATGAAAGTGGTTTTGCTCAGTCGATGCCACGTCAACATGGCTATTCGGAAAAAGGGTTACGCTGTTTTGGTTCGCATGACTGGCACGCAAAAGGCCGTATCAACGTCATTGATGCCATTCTCGAAAATACCTTCGTCACCTTAAGCTTGTTTACCGAGAATATTAATGCCGATGTTTTTTATGCGTGGATGACACAAGATTTGCTGCCAAAGCTTCCACACGGCACCGTGATAGTGATGGACAATGCGCCTTTCCATAAACGGAATGACACGGCACAAGCGATAGCAGACAGCAGATGTCAACTGGAATGGCTTCCCGCTTATAGTCCGGATTTGAACCCAATAGAACACAAATGGGGCGGAGCAAAAGCGATCAGGAGGCAAAAAAGATGTTCGGTTGATGAGTTGTTTACGGAGCATATTGAATATGTCAGGTTATGATGATTCTGCTATAACTCATAGCTATAGCTCATTGCCATCAGACAAGACTCACGCTTGGGGAATTTATATCCTGGGTAAATCTCGCCGTTCTGTTGGTTCTTTATGGGGTGTGAGAAATTTTTCGCACACCCCTCCCCAAGCACTTTTGGCACCTTTTTAGTGAAATCTGAATGACGTAATTTTTTGTACTTTTTGCACGGGAACGCTAATCCCTCTGCCTCTGCTTTAGCCTTACGGTCAGCATTGATGTAATCCACCATTTCCAAGCTGGTCATGGTCGGTGCTTCTGTTACGGGAAGATTGGCTTTATTCGTTTTGACTAATTTCATCGGGTATTTTCCTTATAGAAAGCCGAACTTGTTCACACAGAAAAACCGCCCGCAGAAATACCCTATTAATAACGGTTTTCTCAGGCTCGACTTTCTGTAAGGCTCTGCGTTTTTATTGGTATGCGTGTGAATGCACGGTGAAATTCAGATATAAAAATGCCACCATCCCGTGTGCGTTGGGTACGCGATGGGAACGAGGTGGCAGCATGGGTTATTTCTTTAACCACTCAAGGGAATGGGCAAAGAAATATTCACTTTAGTTTCAGAGGGTAACTAATTGTTAAGCATTATTCGCTTGTTATTAGATAAATATAGAATTAAGTATTTCGCACATGTGTTTTTGAGGAGGTCGTTATGCCGATAAATCCACGAGATCCATTTAGAACCAAAGACCCGCTTGTAAGAAGCAGGCGAGTTTCCTGTGCTCAAACGGTCACTACGCATTCACAGCCCCATTCTCTCGGTGCTGATATTCTTGACGTATATTTAGAGTATCTCATTGAATGTAGGTTCTTAAGTACAGATAGAACCGGAAGATTAACTATTAAAGCCACATTCGCTGACTTAGCTTATGGGTCTATTAATATGTCGAATATAGACAGATATCTATACCTGCTTGGATTTACTTCAGAGCCAACATTCAGAGGAGTTAAGTATGTACAGACCCGTTATCCGAATGTTCATAGCTTACCCGATTATGAAAAAAACGTTTTACCTGCAATAAAACGGGCGTGGATCGCTAACCCGCCGTATTAATTTCATGTAATTACTCATGAAATCCATAGACTATGAGTTACCTGAAGTTAAAGCATCGCATCCTGCCACCTCAGTATCATTTGCTCTGGGGTGGCAGGTTATTATTTGCCATCTGATTGTTGCCGATACATCATAATCACTAAGCCGCCTTTCGTAGCTATCTTCATAGTGTGACCATCCTGTATCCGGTCAAGTTGGTATGCATCATACAGCTCGTTAACAGCTTTTTGCTTTCGCTCTTCCTTGCGGCGATTGTAATAGGCACTGACCAGTAGGCCGCCCAACCAGTTCATCGCCTTAAGCAAAATATACAGGTAACCAATTACCATGAGACCGCCTGTCATATAGCCAATAATCATCTCACCCATTATTTCCTCTGCATTCAGTATTTACATAATCCTGCAAATATCTCAGTTTTGCCCGGTCGTTGATGATGCCTTCTCGGATATCGAGAACAGTAGATCCAGTTTCTCCAGTGAGTTCGACGGTGGTTGAATCGACCACGCTGCCGGAGGTAACGGTTTCAGACACGGGGCAGGTGGCTTTGATGCGCAGCTTGCGACGGCCAGCGGCAACATCAGCCCGAAGAGTATCGATTTCAGTCTTGGCATGGGCGAGTTCCTGAGTGTGCTTGGTGTTTAACTCTGTGAGGTGCTGGATACGTTCTTGCTGCTCGTTTATCGCGATGACCTGTCCGTCATACACTAACTTTAAGTTATGGTATTCTTCGGCCTTGCCCCGATACTCACCGTAATAGAACCAGAATGCACCAGCGAGCAACCCCATGATACCGAAAGTGAAGTAGTGGCTGTTGAATTTCATAGCATCTCAAGCGCCCGTTCGAAGATGTCATCAGAATAAGGCTGCTTGCCGTTCTCCATCTGGATCATCGCTTTAGTCAATGCTGTCATGATGGATTTGTCGTTAACATCAATCACGGCATGACTGGATACACCGACTGTTTGGCTCACATACGTGATGTAGCTCTCAGTGTCATTCTCATTTGGTGGTGCCCAGCGGGAAATAAACTGGCGGATGGTATTATCGCCGTAGAGTTTCACGTAATTGTGCAGGATTTTGAGCATTGCCCGAATACCGTACTCTGGTGCGATAAACTGACAGAATGACTTATCAGTCTGCCTGCTGCACAGTCCCTGCCATTGGTCACCATGGCGGATATTGCCCGGATTGTTATTCCTAATACCTCTGGTCACTCTTTACCTCCCAAGCGTTTATTAATGGCACGAACAGCAAACTCACGCAGCTTCTCAACACCAATAAACCCAATGGCACCGCCAATAGCCGGTGCAAAATTGGCAGGAATGCCGAACATCTCCAATCCACTGGATACACTCCATGACAGCGCACCACACAGTAGTGCCTCGACCCAGCGGTTCTTTCGTTCCACGCCGTCATAAATCAGGCGCCCGTAACAAATTAATGCCGCCAAAACAGAGCCGGATATTTGC
The sequence above is drawn from the Xenorhabdus ishibashii genome and encodes:
- a CDS encoding IS630 transposase-related protein, giving the protein MGYSLDFRKRVLAYKDKHSLTFEQTSAHFEVSMRTLFRWCNQIEPCMTRNKPATKIPDAVLMADVQHFPDDYQWERAKRLGVSQSAIHYALKRLRITHKKNVKTPSR
- a CDS encoding transposase, with product MERISDYERAGRPIVYLDESGFAQSMPRQHGYSEKGLRCFGSHDWHAKGRINVIDAILENTFVTLSLFTENINADVFYAWMTQDLLPKLPHGTVIVMDNAPFHKRNDTAQAIADSRCQLEWLPAYSPDLNPIEHKWGGAKAIRRQKRCSVDELFTEHIEYVRL
- a CDS encoding DUF4752 family protein; the encoded protein is MGEMIIGYMTGGLMVIGYLYILLKAMNWLGGLLVSAYYNRRKEERKQKAVNELYDAYQLDRIQDGHTMKIATKGGLVIMMYRQQSDGK
- a CDS encoding lysis protein; this encodes MKFNSHYFTFGIMGLLAGAFWFYYGEYRGKAEEYHNLKLVYDGQVIAINEQQERIQHLTELNTKHTQELAHAKTEIDTLRADVAAGRRKLRIKATCPVSETVTSGSVVDSTTVELTGETGSTVLDIREGIINDRAKLRYLQDYVNTECRGNNG
- a CDS encoding structural protein; its protein translation is MTRGIRNNNPGNIRHGDQWQGLCSRQTDKSFCQFIAPEYGIRAMLKILHNYVKLYGDNTIRQFISRWAPPNENDTESYITYVSQTVGVSSHAVIDVNDKSIMTALTKAMIQMENGKQPYSDDIFERALEML
- a CDS encoding phage holin, lambda family, whose product is MKMKENPDLWADILNGLKNSWPQISGSVLAALICYGRLIYDGVERKNRWVEALLCGALSWSVSSGLEMFGIPANFAPAIGGAIGFIGVEKLREFAVRAINKRLGGKE